TTGCTAACAAATTTTGAAATGGCAAATGATGgaattcttttccatttcagaGTCCTGTATGACAAATTCTAAGCAATAAAGAACCCATCTGCTTCATGGAGGGTCTGAAAATTAAGATAGGCTGGAcgagtggctcatacctgtaatcctagcactctgggaggcccaggcgagaggattgtttgagctcaggagttcgagaccagcctgagcaagagtgagaccctcatctctactaaaaatagaaagaaattagccaggcaactaaaagtagaaaaaattagccaggcatggtggtgtgcacctgtagtcccagctactcgggaggctgaggcaggaggatcgctcaagcccaggagtttgaggttgctgtgagctagcctgatgccactgtactctagcccaggcaacagagtgacaccctatctcaagaaaaaaaaaaaaaaaacatgatataACAACCCATTTGAAGAGGTTTAAGCATAGATAAAGGGTATTCTgaaagtttttttctcatttagcacATCGACATGGAGAACGAATACCATTTGACTAAGACAATAAAGAATAATGTAATGccagagaaatttaataaagaagaaaattggcCTTATCAAGAAAAAAGTATGGTCCAAATGTTTATTCTTCAACATTCGAAAGATACAAAGTTCATAGTAGCTCTTTGGTGATAACATAGAAGTCCGGAGTTCACCAAGCATATTAGAAGCATGTTTCAGAGCATCCATAAGCTTGTTTTTGtcctacaaaaataaataccaagAGAATAGATGAGAATccttaatttaaataaacatttattttggttGTATAAACTTTTTACATCAAGGACTTGttacatagttttaaaagtataaatcccttaaattattttaaccacattaaaaaaaaatcaactttagtTTCACTTGCTTCctctttacaaaaaagaaaatgatgcatGATTCCTCACCAGGGCTATAGAGCTTGGCAAGACTTATCTGTCTAGGACTGTTAGCTTCCTGATATAACACTAATCTTTTCAGCCTCTAGAGACTAGGAAACTAGCTCCATTAATTCACATTTTACCTGCAATCAAAAGAGCTGGCATACCAATTCTTTTGAAGCCAAGACACTATCCTGACAATGGCTGTGTCATTGGTTAAAGACCCTTCAGAGCTGTGTGAAACGACTACCATGTAAGTTTGCTGTCTCCTGTGTTCTTCAAACCCTGCCAATGTCCACATGCTCCACTAAACTCATAAATGAAGACAGTTCCTTGAGGTATAGTAAATACTATCCATAcacagaaagaagcaaagaatagCAAATTCATTCTCTCCATTccaagacatttatttttcattccaaatTTGTTTGCAAGGAAACCCATATAAGATACAAGAGTATATTATTAACACTAAGCTTTAGAAACTGTAAGACACTTTACAAagtatcatcatcataatcatcatcatcacagcaACTTATGGCTTAAAGTACCAACCTATTCAGTTCAATTCCTTAAATTTTAATCCAGAGGATCTACAGTATCTGCACAGATTATCCCCTAGCCTATCttttagaatatgaaaatatataagtaggtattaagtataatttttaagcTAGTTTCTGCAATAAACATATCTATTCAGGATAAAAATTCAAGTTTTCAAGATATTCAAGTAGAAAAAAGCTGACTAATTCAAACTGAAAGCATTTAAATTTATTGGGTACCCACTATATGTTAAATACATCTCAGGTCTGAAGTATAGAACCAAAGAGTCTAGTAATTAAGGTCAGATATTGGCATGGTCATAATACAGTAACATGTAAAtaaaagacagggtctcttgTTCTCATGAACTTACATTCTAAAAGGGAAGACAGATAATCCCAAACCATAAATATCAATATGAGTAAACAGGGCTCTCTGTTGACATTGCTCCACAGAATGCTTGAGAGACATGGTACTCAGGACAGATGCTGGTGGACATTGAAGATTAGATTTACCAGAAGCAGTGGTGCTGTTAACTTTAGAAGACACTGCAGGTGCTTTCTTAGGAACACAAACTGCACCTGTGCCTCCCACAGTTTCATCCTTACCAGGCATCTCTTCATCTGGAATGACTGGACCTTCACAGCCTGTATAGCTTCATCCAAGAGCTTTTCCTGCTCATCCTGAGGCGACTGCTGTGTTgtaggctgaaaaaaaaaatccattaatgtCTCATAAGCACATTCTTCTAGCAATTCTGTTATTTCTATAGATCTAGCCATAGTCCTCTCCAAGACTTTCCCAAAGGCTCATTCCAGCTCTGTGTCTCAAACCCATTCATCAGTTTTTGACAGCTACTGAACTCAGAGCTGTGCCCAGTCACTGAGGTTAACAGCATATGATTGATGAAGGAAAACAGTAGTGTATGAAGAATCGCCTTTCTCAGAAACTGATTCAATATTCTTGTGGTAAGCTGGCCTCAAAGAAACCTGTGGTAGTTCATGGCTGTGTTCTGCTCATCAAACCAGAACATAGTCATCCAACCAATCTAAACCTTGTGACAGGTATAGTCTAAcccaaatctctttttaaaagtctatcttttggccgggcacggtggctcacgcctgtaatcctagccctctggaaggccgaggcgggtggatcactcgaggtcaggagttcgggaccagcctgagcgagaccccatctctactaaaaatagaaataaattatctggacaactaaaaatatatatagaaaaaattagccgggcatggtggcgcatgcctgtagtcccagctactcgggaggctgaagcaggaggatcgcttaagcccaggagtttgaggttgctgtgagctagcctgacgccacagcactcactctggcccgggcaacagagtgagactctgtctcaaaaaaaaaaaaaagtctatcttTTCCTCTAGActattttttatctgtatttttagcCTATTGTTAGACCAATGAACCAGTTTATGAGAACAATGaccacctgcctcctgcccagcaATATATAACAAGGAACTAAACAGCTTAGATATAAAATAGCTGAAATTATCGTTACTGACTTAAAGTAGAAAATGATAGAGTACTTTCCTCAAATACCTAGCTTATCTCATTTCAAATACATGGATCTACAGCAATAATGCACAAAATATATCTAGATACTCTTCTCTTTGCCATCAGCAAAAGTGCTTGCAAAATGAATTAGATCTCCCTGTCCAGTAGAATTAACCACTACTTCATACTGTATAAACACTGTGTCTACATCTCTACCATAGCATGATTAACATTACAATTATAAATGGTCATTTTTACGTCCTTAGGACACAACATACTGCCTGATATATAATGTTCACTGCATGAATGAAGAAGTTGGTTTTAGAACGTTTagattatatatttaacaaaaaaagtgaCTAAAGAAGGAAGTATCAATACATGCTACATGAATGACCAGAAAATgttttgctaaatgaaagaagccagacacaaatggtcacattttgtatgattccagttatatgaAATATCCTGAATAGGTAAATCATccatagaaaccaaaagaagactggtggttaccaggagggaggggagggaagtaaTGGAAGTAATTGTTTAACAGGTATACAggattttcttttggggtgaaGAAAATGCTTTGGACCTAAATAGGGGTAATTGTATAATACCACAAATAtactaaatgctactgaattgttcactttaaaatggtttattttatgttgtgtcaatttcacctcaattttttaaaaaagacagtgCCTCTCACACAATGAACCCAAAAAGTAGAAGGCAAGGACTTATACATAAACATGAAAGTAAAATCTGTTTCATGAAAACAATCAAAACATTAGCCACTTCTAAGCTAgtttataaaaactgaaaactctTGGTCTAattttggaataagaaaaaattaattgaataatgAGCAATGCCATGTATCACCCTTTTTTCCTATGACAAATTCTAGTAAACTGAGTTCCGCTGCAACCACTCTTCCTCAgaatcataaataaattttaaagaaaaagttaggtgtctttttttttttttcgagacagagtctcactctgttgcctgggctaagtGCTggggcatgagcctagctcacagcaacctcaaactcctgggctcaagcaatccttctgcctcagcttcccaagtagctgggactacaggcatgcgccaccatgcccggctaattttttctatatatttttagttgtccagctaatttccttctatttttggtagagacagggtctcgctcttgctcaggctggtttcaaactcctgagctcaaaagatccacccgcctcggcctcccagagtgctaggattacaggtgtgagccaccgcgcctggccaggtgTCTTTTAAACTTTACTTAAAGGGAACATGAATTTATACAGCAGAACTACTAGCATATAATGCTGGTTTCACAAGGATGACATCAGCATGTAAGGATTCTGGCTTAATGAAATTTACTATTTATCATGGGCTAGTCCTCTGAGAATTTTAGTGAAACCAAGCTATCATTGAGATTGTTTTAGCTGTGGATGTGAtagatttaataataattttaatcaatGGATTTCATTAAGTTCAAATGGTCAACTTAGAGATGAGGGGTGTGATACATCaggacatttttataataattcctttttattgtgataaaacatacataaaatttaccattttaatcatgtTTAAGTGTATGGTACTTAACATTAACCACTAAGTAAGTGTACAGTACTaaacattaagtacattcacatggTTGTACAGTCATCACCATCATCTATCTCctgaactttttcatctttccaaatgGAAACAGACACTCTATGCCCATTAAATTCCCCGCCCCTGCACaaggcaattctttttttttcctctgaatttgactactctgtgtacctcacataagtgaaatcacacacttttccttttgtgtttggtttatttcacttagccatgttttcaaggttcatccatgttgtaggacATGTCAGAATTTTCCTccctttaaaaagtgaataatattccattgcatgtatctaccacattttgtttatctatccatccatggATTGACGtgtaggttgtttccactttttggctattatgtataataattttattatataacaaatGAAACTGTGGCTATAAAGAGATTACAAACAGTTCCAAAAATATTAGTATAGAATGACTAGAAAGATTCAGTGATctgtaaacaaatgaataaaattttagcaaaattctttgtttttaaaggccCAGGGGGAGGCTGCCACTGTGCTGCCCGGGTTGGGGCCgcaaatttcttctattttgtatCAACTGGgcttaaaattaatagaaatgtaaatacaaaatattgaaaattacaGAAGACAATGGATTACAAAGTAGgctacaaatgaagaaataaagctataataaaaaaatggacTTTTACATGTTACTCATAAGACAATGTAGTTATATTATCAACAGCTATTCTAAGGGCTATTCTTCATGCTCTTCCTGGGAAGGAACAGTTATTATATGAACATACTATCATTAAACACAAGCCAGGCAACAAATGTCTCCTCACACATTAAAGTGGCTGTGGCCTTCCATTTGCAAATAACTGCTTAACAGCTGcatggatcaaaaaaaaaaaatggagaacagTATAGAATCAAGATCAAATGAACAATTGTGATTAGGTTCATTTTAGCTTGGGAACCAGAAACAGCCCTCTCAAGTCTACGGTTAATAAGGTACACAGCAAAACAAAGGTTATCATGAACTGATCACTTATAAAATGACTCTATATTCAAACAATGTACTTTCGTTTCCTCTtatataaaacagggataataagaGTACTTGCACCACagttatgaggaataaatgaaatgacacagaaaaagcTCAAACCACTTACTAACAAGTAATAAGTGTTACAATTATTATTACATCCCAATACAAGCTATTATTTCCACCTATCACAGAAACCTTTTTGTTGGTCAGTCTCCTCACTCAAATGCTGTAGATGTAATCTGACAATACAATGCAAACTAAGTATAAAATGAAAGCTAATCTcacaaagatacaaaatttcattaTGTTAATGAAAGTGCTATTTAAAAATGATGACACGGTGCAAATTAACAACTGAAGTAGTAAGGATGATGAGGAGGGAACTTCAAAATATAATCTGAATGCCCAACTGGTGctattttcatttatcaataCATCTCCCCAGAAATCCTATGACAGAGCACACTTGAACATTCAATTCTCCTGGCTTCATCTATTGGCTAGCAATACCCTTTCTTCTCACCTAGAGAATTTTTGCCCACCCTCCTTAGAGTCTCAGTTCAAATGTTACTTTCTGTAGCCTTTCCCAACCTCCCCAGGTAAAACTCTCTGTCCCTCCACAATCCCAAAGCACTCAGTTGACAGTGCTAGTAAAGCAATCCTCACACTACATTACAGTAAGTTCCATGAGCACGTCTCTCCCACCAGACTCTTAAGTGCCTAGCACAGCCCATGACATTGAAGGCACACAAGATATTTGACAAACTGAATTGCTTCCTAGAATTTTAGGACTGAGAGGGGCCAAAGAAGGCAACATTTGTTTTCAGATGCAAAAGTGAGACTCAAAGAAGactgagtgacttgcccaaatcATGAAGACAGTGGCTGTGACAGGACTGACACTGAAGTTTCCTTTCCCAATAAAACTCATGAGGACAGAACTGTGTGTCTGGCTCGTTGCTTCCAAACTGGTTCACTCAGCAAAGGACTGAGGTGTGTGGTAGACTGTCAAGTGTTTTCCATTACAAAATACTATAAATGTCAATACATAAGTGttgagaaacagacaaatcctaTACCGGTCTTACATCAATTTCCAATTGTAAAAACTCTGAGAAATTAGCAAAATTACCTTGtatgacaataaattatatgacagTAGTGTATATCAAACATTTAATCTTTTGTGACATTAACACATTTAAAGTGAAATCTGTTTCCATGCCTACGGGTTTACAGAAGCCTGTCTACCTAGAGTGAATAAGACAATTAAAACTGACACACAGCATGCCAACATTCAAAAACATTATTCACACAATGCAGACTATGTCAAATGCTAATAAAGTGCAAGTGATAACTTGCCTCTATGGGGACTAGAGACAAGGATTCACATTTTGAGGAAGTTCAAGTTTACCGGCCAAAAGCCACAAGACGATTTGCTGCCATTACGGAGAGAACCTAAAGAGAATGACTACTTCCACCAAGTAAAATACTTGGATTTCATCAATGGGACACGAGAACCAGGGTGCCCAATGAACAAACACTAAAGAACAATCAGTGTCCTTTCCGACTGTCGGGATTAGTAGAAGACAGCATGAGTCCTTCCAGGAAATTCACGTAAGCAGGTCCCTAGAATTCTCTGACAAACACTGCAGCCGAAGGGGGCTATGACGCCAGGAAAGGCCAGGAAACCACAGAGACCTTCCAGCAGGGCGTGGGGCCGGCCCAGCACAACTAGGCACAAAGGTGTTAACCCAACATCCGAGAGGATTCCGGAGCCACCACAGAGCCGCAGGCCCTCGGCATGCCCCTAACCAGGCTGGACGATCCGATCTAGGACTCGGGCTCCCCTCATGGCGGAGGTGGCTGATTCCATGACAGGCGGCCAGACGCCTGCACGGACCCCCGGGGTCCTACAGACCGAGTCACCCCGACAGAGAGGCCGCTCCACCTCAAACAAACGGCCGCAGCCAGGAGCCACCGCCCACCGCAGCCCGGCTCAGCCGCCTACGGCCTTCCTCGGGCTGTCCCCCACCTCACAGGCCAAGCCGAGCTGGTGTTAGCCCCAGTCAGGCTGCAGGGCCTCTACTCCGCCCGAAGGGCTCCAGGGCGGCGGGAGAAAACAAGGGCTGCCAGAAGGGTCCGCCCGGGGCCCACCGCCCCCTCATCACTCACCATGGCGACTCCCCAGAGCCTGCAGCAGGCAGCACCCAGCCCGCGAGGAGCCTCCCGTGGTCATGTGACGCTGCCCCCCCCAAGTCCCGCCCGCCATAGCCCCGCCTTCAGGCCCCACAGGCGGCTCCTCGATTGGCCTACTTCTAGGAACGCAAGTCTCGCGTGCTTATTGGCCCTTGACACTTCACGCTAGACTGACGGACCTGGGAACCAGCCAATCTCTCCACAGTGTGTTAGAAtggccggggcggggcggagcgATGGGGCTCGTTCGGCGTCAGGCTGGAGACAGCAGGAGGCAAAGACGCTGTGTGATGAGTTTGTCAAGAAAGAAGGAACAGGAGGGGGAACCGCCGGTTCACGTTTACTATATCCGCCTTGGAACATGCACTCACAGTGCGCGTGCGCAAAATAAAGACCAGGATTGGCTTGTAGAACGGTCTCAACATCTCGTCCCAACCAATCCAGATGCGCCAGGGTTGGGAGCTGGCTCTCACTGGCCCGCGCTGAGTCTGCGCGCGCATTTCGCCTCGCCGTGGCCGCCATGGGGTCCGGGCTGATCGGGCACCTGGCCCCGCGCCTGGGCCTCGCCGAGCCTGGCGTGCTGAGGTGAGtccgggcacccacgccgccggCGGGGTCCCTGGCCCGCGACCCAGGCCCTCCGACGAGACCCGCGCCCTTCCCGGGCCACGGGCGGTGCAGGAGCCCCAGGGAgcgccggggccgggcggggtgTAGGCCCTTGTCTGAGGAAAACCTCCCGGCCGTGGGCTTCCGCGAGAGGGCGAGAAGCAGCGATCGTAGAGGGCCCTGGGAACTGTCGGCTCGGTGGGAGCTAGCGCAGTGGTAGGTAGGAAAAGGAACGAGTCGGGGAGAACGTCCGTCCTTCCGCAGACTTGCAGTGAGGGCTCTGCGGAGGTCGCGGTCTGTCCTGGCGAGAACCGTGAAGGACGTTCCGCGGTGTGACGTGCCGGGGCGACGGGTGCGGGGCTGGGCGCGGGCTGGCGGCTGCCTTTcacaaaaattcagaaaagggCTCAGAGGTGCCGTTAGTACGGACACCAGGCTGATACAAGGTGCCAGGCTTGGGAAGACGGGACAGTGGCGCGAGCAGAGACAGCAGCCTGTGCGGAAGCCTTGAGATGGGCAGGATCTTTGCGTGACCCGGGGTTCAAGGGAGAGCCATTGTAGCTAACAATGGGTGGAGAGCGGGACCAGGCTCAGTGCCTCAGCAGTCAGTTAGgcgaggggagggaaggaaaagaacacTTCTTTACAGATTTGAAGACGGACCTCCAGGACTGTAATCATTTAGAACTGCggttctccaagtgtggttcctggaccagcagcagcaaTGTCTTGgtacttgttagaaatacaagttcctgggccccatcccaggcCTACTGTTCAGAAACTGGGGATGGGACATGGCAATCTGTTTTCACCAGCTGGTGCTTTTCCtgtacactaaagtttgagaatcacggCTTTAAAGGAAGTGGGGGGCGGGGAGCCCTGGTCTAACCTGCCTGCCTCTGTGATAGTTCATGTTTGTTCCAGTAATGGAAGGAGCaaagaagggattttttttttcctggaacttACTTTTGCCTGAAAACACTTGAGCACAGTGATGTCTGGAGTCAGGGTGCTGGTTCTGTCTTTTAGAGCTTCCCCTCCCCAAAGAATGTGAGCTTCATTCCCAGACCCAAATAAACTTGCACAGTAGTTAGGCACAGTCCACCAGGCTGCATTCATTGTTTACCAAAGTGTTGGGCAAACTTCTGAATGAGAGTTTTTGTGAACACTTTGCTCTTTAAACCAGGAAAGCAGAGGAGTACTTGCGACTGTCGCAGGTGAAGTGTATTGGCCTGTCTGCACACACCACGGAAACCAGCAGTGCAGTTATGTGCCTGGACCTTGCAGCTTCCTGTATGAAGTGCCCCTTGGACAGGGTAAGGAGGTCCCACTGAGTGTCTAAGTAATCTGTTGCAACATTAGTTAAccattacatttacatttttggtTGGACTAGACCCCAGTCAAAACTCTTGTTTAGAATTTTCCTGGCTATTCTCATATGTTATTTTGGATAGACTTTAGAATCATTCTGTTGAGTTGGTAAAattttttgcaatattttctttactcttcACTATCTGGTTTCTCTGACCACCTCTTTCCTTACTAGAGTTCATCTTCTACAGTGCTGCTAACATTATCTTCCTAAAGCACATACTTTAAAacccatatttttctttcattatcacAGTGATTGAGAGAACAAGCTTTGGAATGAGGAAGAGTCACATGTTGGGACCAAATCTCAACACCATTTACCAGTTCTAAACCTCCAGTTTCTGCATCCATAACCTGGGGATAAAAATACCCATTTCACTGGATTTTTGTgaatattatacaatatattgtAACACACTTAACACAGTACCTGTGTCATAACAATACACTCATGAAATGATAGTATTAAAAACAATGCTATGTTGACTTCACACTATTATCAAACTCTCCAGCCTATGTTGAACCCTGGCCTCAAACTGTAGAATTCACTTAACAGACTGTGCACTTTAGTCACTAGCAGCTTTACAAATACAATACCTTTTTTTGCTGTAGTGATCTTCTGGCAATCTCCTATTTGTCTTATATGAccctacctttctttctttttttttttttttttgagacagagtctcactctgttgcccaggctagagtgagtgccgtggcatcagcctagctcagagcaacctcaaactcctgggctcaagcaatccttctgcctcagcctcccgagtagctgggactacaggcatgcgccaccatgcccggctaattttttctatatgtatttttagctgtccatataatttctttctatttttagtagagatggggtctcgctcttgctcaggctggtctggaactcctgagctccaacgatccacccacctcggcctcccagagtgctaggattacaggcgtgagccgctgcgcccggccaattttttatatatatattttttagttggccagagaatttctttctatttttagtagagacgggtctcgctcttgctgaggctggtctcgaactcctgacctcgagcaatccacccgcctcggcctcccagagtgctaggattacaggcgtgagccaccgcgcccggcccgacCCTACCtttctgttatatcctttctgAAGTTTCCTTGACTCTCCCAAAAAGAGTTGGTTCCCCACAGTTGTTGATCCTCCTGTTTGTTTCCtggtttcctttctctccctttgccTACTCCACACACATACCGTCCCCACCCCATTCCCActacttttccttccttttctcaatAAATTGCACATTGACACCTTTGTTGAAATACAAGTAACCATATAGGTGTCTCCTACCATTTTTTACTCACAGCTTGGCTACATTAATACtgtgtaataattttaaattatctgtgtGTATGCATGACTGCCTTTGTATAATATGAGCTCCTTGAAAGCAGTACTTACTCTGGCTGACATGATTGCTATTTTTTAACTAAACAAAGCCAAATCTTTAGGTAGAGTGACTTGCCACGGAACtgattaattttgaaaacttgaTACTACTTATTAAACAAGTGTTTAAAGGTACCAGTATATAGAACTTATGATTTTTACGATCTATGTGTGTTTCCTTTCAAAGGCTTATTTAATTAAACTTTCTGGTTTGAACAAGAAGACATATCAGAGCTGTCTTAAATCTCTTGAGTGTTTACTGGGCCTGGATTCAAATATTGGAATAAGAGACTTAGCTGTACAGTTTAGCTGTACAGAAGCAGTGAACATGGCTTCAGAGTTACTGCAAAGGTATGGAGCATGAAGAACCTTAATTGAAAATTTATACTGATAAAGCAAAATTATCCAGTATGCTATTCTGGTTAattttcagtcttaaaaaaataactaatatgCCAAAGTGACACAGCATGTCTCATGCGTTTTAAAAACGTTGTAAgttctgatttacattttcagtcctttttgaaatattttctaacaaaaatTCTGCAAACACTGTTTCCCCTTAGCTATGAGTCCAGTCTTCCCCAGACACAGCAAGTAGATCTTGACTTATCCAGACCACTTTTCACCACTGCTGCACTACTTTCGGCATGCAAGTAAGTGTTCCTTTTAACATTCAGAAAAGTCCCCAGTTTATAggtgcatttttcattttcaaagaatacTTATGATTTAGTTGATTTCAATTCAGAGCATATTTTCCCCTATAAATAATATTGGGAATAGTGGCCAGGTTCCCCATTTATCCCATAATGTAGCTGACAACTTGGAACTAGTGCTGCCAGAAGTCCACTTGCCAAGTGGCATAAGCTGGTATTCTGATTTCTGAGTCTGCCTTTTATATAAGTGATGAAATCTGTCATTGAAACAGTATTCATGTGTGATTtcctggttgtttttttttttaagtactgacTGCAACTGTTCTTcaagaaatttataaaacatttcagtGATAAGTTGTTACATCTGAATCGTAAAATTGTGGGTTATCTATGTATATACCGAAATGTTACCCTGGAAACATCAGTAATTGTTGATGTCTTTGTCTAAAGTTGTCTTATTTTATCTTGCTGGAAAACtccttagaaaacaaaatgtacttGGCCCTTAAATAATAGGTTTCTCACCACCTAGCCTAATTTCAGTATGCTTGACTTTATTAGCTACATACCCGGAAGTGATTAATTGACATTTGTAGAAAATGTCCCTTTAATTCAACAAAAGTATGTGTGTATAAAGAAGGAGTGTGGCGGTTATTGTAGAAAACAGAACAGTCAAATAATCCCACTTTTGAAACCATACTACACTGAGTAAAGAAAGGTCTGAACAGGTCTGTCATCCTgaataaaaagtttgttttgtgttttttattatcGGTTGCTGTGTTATTAGTacggttttttgtttgtttgtttttttccaggatggggtggggagtaTGACATTCCTGTAGTGTAAATGAAAGTATCATGGGTTAAAATGAGttgaacacttaaaaatgctATGATTGTCATTCAGCAAATTAATAACATCCATGATTTACTAAAAAGAGTTCTAAAAGGCACGAAGCGCTACAGCAAATGTCTTCTATGTGCCCCTTTTGttacaaaataaattccatgtgCATTTTAACTCAGTCCAATAAATAAAGAGCTTTAAAAGGCAAATTTACATGGTTATAGTTAATGACATGTTTGGAATAAAGGAAAAACTAGACAATTGGGGGTTCTTACTAAAGCATGGGCAAACAGGAAATAAATTGATAATCTGGTTGGCCAAAGAGGAAAACTGTTGGTCTTGAGGAAAGCAACTTATGAAATTCTTTTGTAGGATTCTAAAGCTGAAAgtggataaaaacaaaatggtagcCACATCTGGTGTT
The Lemur catta isolate mLemCat1 chromosome 20, mLemCat1.pri, whole genome shotgun sequence DNA segment above includes these coding regions:
- the ORC6 gene encoding origin recognition complex subunit 6; the protein is MGSGLIGHLAPRLGLAEPGVLRKAEEYLRLSQVKCIGLSAHTTETSSAVMCLDLAASCMKCPLDRAYLIKLSGLNKKTYQSCLKSLECLLGLDSNIGIRDLAVQFSCTEAVNMASELLQSYESSLPQTQQVDLDLSRPLFTTAALLSACKILKLKVDKNKMVATSGVKKAIFDRLCKQLEKIGQQIDREPGSSATLPRKKKKTVVEPPAKETEKVIEIPHKLQKDEDLTQDYEEWKRKILENAANAQKATAE